The nucleotide sequence TTCCCATCGCCCTGAACGTGACGGGCTCCCTCTGATCTTACTGAGCAGCCTGGCCACGGGTGGGGCCGAACGCGTCACCGTCTCGTTCTTGCGCCGGTTGCAGCAGAGAGGTATGGAGGCGCTGGTCTGTACTGTGACAGCTCGGCACGATGGCCCGCTTGCGGCTGAACTCTCATCCTCCGGTGTGCGACGGTATGATCTGGGAGCGCGGCGGCTGGCCGATCCATTAGCAGCGTGGCGACTTCTGCGATTGCTCAGGCGGCAGCCGATAGCTCTTGTACATGCTCACGGACAGGACGCTTCGATCCTGGGCGCGGCGGTTCGATCCCTGGTGGGCGTACCGCTGATCATCACCCGACATGTGCTCGATGAGCCTTCGGTCACGTGGCGTCAACGCCTTCGGGCCCGGTTAGCGCTCTGGGCCATCCGTCAGGCTGACGCCGTTGTGGCGGTATCATCAGCAGCGGCCGATCGGCTGGCG is from Blastocatellia bacterium and encodes:
- a CDS encoding glycosyltransferase, producing MQNLSHRPERDGLPLILLSSLATGGAERVTVSFLRRLQQRGMEALVCTVTARHDGPLAAELSSSGVRRYDLGARRLADPLAAWRLLRLLRRQPIALVHAHGQDASILGAAVRSLVGVPLIITRHVLDEPSVTWRQRLRARLALWAIRQADAVVAVSSAAADRLA